A window of Suncus etruscus isolate mSunEtr1 chromosome 4, mSunEtr1.pri.cur, whole genome shotgun sequence contains these coding sequences:
- the MRAP2 gene encoding melanocortin-2 receptor accessory protein 2: MEMPAQRFISNRTSQQPASRSSDYTWEYEYYEIGPVSFEGLKAHKYSIVIGFWVGLAVFVIFMFFVLTLLTKTGAPHQDNADSSEKKFQMNSFVSDFGKQRETDKVFFRHGTEESRFLFHCYINEVEHMDRAKTGQQTTALDTDVQLQETIRSSRRPEEELNRFMKFDIPNFVNTDQNSFGEDDLLISEPPIVLEDKPVVQTSNKDLV, encoded by the exons ATGGAGATGCCTGCCCAGAGGTTTATTTCGAACAGAACATCTCAGCAACCTGCTTCTCGAAGTTCTGATTACACCTGGGAATATGAATATTATGAGATTGGACCAGTTTCCTTTGAAGGACTAAAAGCTCATAAAT ATTCCATTGTGATTGGATTTTGGGTTGGTCTTGCAGTCTTTGTgattttcatgttctttgtgcTGACCTTACTAACCAAGACAGGAGCTCCTCATCAAGA caATGCAGACTCTTCTGAGAAGAAGTTCCAGATGAACAGCTTTGTGTCAGACTTTGGAAAACAGCGGGAGACAGATAAGGTATTTTTTCGTCATGGTACTGAGGAGTCGAGGTTTCTCTTTCACTGCTATATCAATGAAGTAGAACACATGGATAGGGCAAAGACTGGTCAACAGACCACAGCCCTTGACACAGATGTGCAACTTCAGGAAACCATCAGAAGCAGCAGGAGACCAGAAGAGGAACTGAACAGGTTTATGAAGTTTGATATCCCCAACTTCGTGAACACGGATCAAAATTCTTTTGGGGAAGATGAtcttttgatttcagaaccaCCAATTGTTTTGGAAGATAAACCAGTTGTCCAGACTTCAAACAAAGATCTGGTTTAA